The Streptomyces sp. NBC_01255 genome window below encodes:
- a CDS encoding MbtH family protein, whose amino-acid sequence MTTNPFEDPQGRFWVLANEENQHSLWPSFAAVPAGWRTVFGEDTREACLAYVEAHWTDLRPASLVARQG is encoded by the coding sequence ATGACGACCAACCCCTTCGAGGACCCGCAGGGCCGCTTCTGGGTCCTGGCCAACGAGGAGAACCAGCACTCGCTGTGGCCCTCCTTCGCCGCCGTACCCGCCGGCTGGCGGACCGTCTTCGGCGAGGACACCCGGGAGGCGTGCCTGGCGTACGTGGAGGCCCACTGGACCGACCTCCGCCCGGCGAGCCTCGTGGCGCGGCAGGGCTGA
- a CDS encoding ABC transporter ATP-binding protein, with product MTGSSPDRALLPTATGAESMAALRTMLHGHRLLAVAAITVLVAGTAIGLLTAPLLGHIVDLVVDQRGSQALTLPLVLLIAVAVARGAAAAVGSTLVARLGETVLAALREQFIERALRLPLERVEAAGSGDLVSRVTSDVGMIAKSVRQALPEFSRSALTIVLTFAGLAVLDWRFLLAALIAAPVQVFSVRWYMRRSSPVYGEHRIATGALQHQLLDSVGGARTVRAFRLGSTHTRLLEDRSGAARDLGLRGIHLVTGFFSRLNLAEFIGLAAMLATGFVLVDGGSVSIGTATAAALYFHSLFNPINATLYLLDDAQSAGASFARLVGVSALPAESEPEEADAPVDGSVTVSALGHAYGTGAPVLHDVDLTVRSGERVALVGASGAGKTTLAKVIAGVHQPTSGSITLGGVPVGKLGPAGVRRAVTLISQEVHVFAGPLAEDLRLARPGAGDEELRAALDRVDALEWAEALPEGLATVVGEGGHRLTVTQAQHLALARLVLADPPIAILDEATADAGSAGARVLEDAAAQALEGRTGMVVAHRLPQAATADRVVVLDKGRVVENGTHEELIAAGGRYADLWAAWSDSRRQPADKVPRPASDAESAVPVSPSL from the coding sequence ATGACCGGAAGCAGCCCGGACCGCGCGCTCCTGCCGACCGCCACCGGCGCCGAGTCCATGGCGGCGCTCCGCACCATGCTCCACGGCCACCGGCTCCTGGCCGTGGCCGCGATCACCGTCCTGGTCGCCGGGACGGCCATCGGGCTGCTGACGGCACCCCTGCTCGGCCACATCGTCGACCTGGTGGTCGATCAGCGGGGGTCCCAGGCCCTGACGCTGCCGCTCGTCCTGCTCATCGCCGTCGCCGTGGCGCGCGGCGCCGCCGCCGCCGTCGGCAGCACGCTCGTCGCCCGGCTCGGCGAGACCGTGCTCGCCGCGCTGCGCGAGCAGTTCATCGAGCGGGCGCTGCGGCTGCCGCTGGAGCGGGTCGAGGCGGCCGGCTCCGGCGACCTCGTGTCCCGGGTGACGAGCGATGTCGGCATGATCGCGAAGTCGGTGCGGCAGGCCCTTCCCGAGTTCAGCCGGTCCGCGCTCACCATCGTGCTGACCTTCGCGGGACTCGCCGTGCTCGACTGGCGGTTCCTGCTCGCCGCGCTCATCGCCGCGCCGGTGCAGGTGTTCTCCGTCCGCTGGTACATGCGCCGCTCCTCCCCCGTGTACGGCGAGCACCGCATCGCCACCGGGGCATTGCAGCACCAGCTGCTCGACAGCGTCGGCGGCGCGCGGACCGTGCGCGCCTTCCGGCTCGGCTCCACGCACACCAGGCTCCTGGAGGACCGGTCGGGGGCCGCGCGCGACCTCGGCCTGCGGGGCATCCACCTCGTCACGGGCTTCTTCTCCCGGCTGAACCTCGCCGAGTTCATCGGCCTCGCCGCGATGCTCGCCACCGGCTTCGTGCTGGTCGACGGCGGCTCGGTCAGCATCGGTACGGCCACCGCGGCCGCGCTGTACTTCCACAGCCTCTTCAACCCGATCAACGCCACGCTGTACCTCCTGGACGACGCGCAGTCCGCGGGCGCGAGCTTCGCCCGCCTGGTGGGGGTCTCGGCCCTTCCCGCGGAGTCCGAGCCGGAGGAGGCCGACGCCCCCGTGGACGGTTCCGTCACGGTGTCGGCGCTCGGTCACGCGTACGGCACCGGGGCTCCGGTGCTGCACGACGTCGACCTCACCGTGCGCAGCGGGGAGCGGGTCGCCCTGGTCGGCGCGAGCGGGGCGGGCAAGACGACCCTCGCCAAGGTCATCGCCGGGGTCCACCAGCCGACGTCGGGCTCGATCACCCTCGGCGGGGTGCCCGTGGGGAAGCTGGGCCCGGCCGGGGTCCGGCGCGCGGTGACGCTCATCAGCCAGGAGGTGCACGTCTTCGCCGGGCCGCTCGCCGAGGACCTGCGGCTCGCCCGGCCCGGCGCCGGTGACGAGGAGCTGCGCGCGGCCCTGGACCGGGTGGATGCCCTGGAGTGGGCGGAGGCGCTGCCGGAGGGCCTGGCCACGGTCGTCGGCGAGGGCGGGCACCGGCTGACGGTGACGCAGGCGCAGCATCTCGCGCTGGCCCGGCTGGTGCTCGCCGATCCGCCGATCGCCATCCTCGACGAGGCGACGGCCGACGCGGGCAGCGCGGGCGCGCGCGTCCTGGAGGACGCCGCGGCGCAAGCCCTTGAGGGGCGTACGGGGATGGTGGTGGCCCACCGTCTTCCGCAGGCCGCGACCGCCGACCGCGTCGTCGTCCTGGACAAGGGGCGGGTCGTGGAGAACGGCACCCACGAGGAGCTGATCGCCGCGGGCGGGCGGTACGCCGACCTGTGGGCCGCGTGGTCCGACAGCCGCCGGCAGCCCGCGGACAAGGTCCCGAGGCCGGCCTCCGACGCCGAATCCGCGGTGCCGGTCTCGCCGTCCCTCTGA
- a CDS encoding ABC transporter ATP-binding protein: protein MPTGVPTGAVVLGRAIRGQRPRIIAASLLGMTHQGCEALIPVVIGVIIDSAVATGSSASLLRWLVVLAVLFLVLSTCYRTSARITEGAGEHAAHRLRMELAGRVLDPRGGSETNRLPGALTSIATNDARRVGSVAGAIAYGVSAVAALVISAVALLRISVPLGLLVLLGIPPLLWLGHRISRPLERRSETEQERAAHASGVAADLVAGLRVLKGMGAESAAVARYRTTSQDSLAAALRAARSRAGHEGAVLALTGVFIAVIGLVGAYLAMDGSISVGELVAAVGLAQFLLGPFQLLTYVNAELAQGRASAKRIAEVLASPVSVDGGEAVPAHPAAGHIALRGVSLGALRGVDLDLPAGGLTGIVTRDPAAAADLLLCLAREKDPAEGTVELDGVPLTGLDPDALRRAVLVAHHDADLFESTLIENVRSGADGDTAAVESALAASAADDVAQLLPDGVDTLLAERGRSLSGGQRQRVALARALAADRPVLVLHDPTTAVDTVTESRIARELREVRRGRTTVLVTTSPALLAVTDRVVVLEDGAVRADGRHNDLLAADETYRAAVLA from the coding sequence ATGCCAACGGGCGTACCGACAGGGGCAGTTGTCCTCGGTCGAGCGATCAGAGGGCAGCGCCCGCGCATCATCGCGGCGTCCCTGCTCGGCATGACCCATCAAGGCTGCGAGGCCCTGATCCCGGTGGTCATCGGCGTCATCATCGACTCGGCGGTGGCGACCGGCTCCTCCGCGTCCCTGCTGCGCTGGCTCGTCGTGCTCGCGGTCCTCTTCCTCGTCCTCTCGACGTGCTACCGCACGAGCGCGCGGATCACCGAGGGCGCGGGCGAGCACGCCGCGCACCGGCTCCGCATGGAGCTGGCCGGGCGCGTCCTCGACCCGAGGGGCGGCTCCGAGACGAACCGGCTTCCCGGCGCCCTGACCAGCATCGCCACCAACGACGCCCGCCGGGTGGGCTCGGTGGCGGGCGCCATCGCCTACGGGGTGTCGGCGGTCGCGGCCCTCGTGATCAGCGCCGTCGCGCTGCTCAGGATCTCCGTGCCGCTGGGCCTGCTCGTCCTGCTCGGCATCCCGCCCCTGCTCTGGCTCGGGCACCGCATCAGCCGGCCGCTGGAACGGCGCAGCGAGACCGAGCAGGAGCGCGCCGCCCACGCCTCGGGCGTCGCCGCCGACCTCGTCGCCGGGCTGCGGGTCCTCAAGGGCATGGGCGCCGAGTCGGCGGCCGTCGCCCGCTACCGCACCACGAGCCAGGACTCGCTGGCCGCCGCCCTGCGCGCGGCCCGCAGCCGGGCCGGGCACGAGGGCGCGGTCCTCGCCCTGACCGGCGTCTTCATCGCCGTGATCGGCCTCGTGGGCGCCTATCTCGCCATGGACGGCAGCATCAGCGTCGGCGAACTGGTGGCGGCCGTGGGCCTGGCGCAGTTCCTCCTCGGACCGTTCCAGCTGCTCACCTACGTCAACGCCGAACTCGCCCAGGGGCGGGCCTCCGCCAAGCGCATCGCGGAGGTGCTGGCCTCGCCCGTCTCCGTCGACGGCGGCGAGGCGGTCCCGGCCCACCCTGCCGCCGGGCACATCGCCCTGCGCGGCGTGTCGCTCGGCGCCCTGCGCGGGGTGGACCTCGACCTTCCTGCCGGGGGTTTGACCGGCATCGTCACCAGGGACCCGGCGGCCGCCGCCGACCTGCTGCTGTGCCTGGCCCGGGAGAAGGACCCCGCCGAGGGCACGGTCGAGCTCGACGGCGTACCGCTGACCGGGCTCGACCCCGACGCGCTGCGCCGGGCCGTCCTGGTCGCCCACCACGACGCGGACCTGTTCGAGAGCACCCTGATCGAGAACGTACGGTCCGGGGCCGACGGCGACACGGCGGCGGTCGAGAGCGCCCTCGCGGCCTCGGCCGCCGACGACGTCGCCCAGCTGCTCCCGGACGGCGTGGACACCCTCCTCGCCGAGCGCGGCCGGTCCCTCTCCGGCGGCCAGCGCCAGCGCGTGGCGCTCGCCCGGGCCCTCGCCGCCGACCGGCCCGTCCTCGTCCTGCACGATCCGACCACCGCCGTCGACACCGTCACCGAGTCGCGGATCGCGCGCGAGCTGCGGGAGGTCCGCCGGGGCCGTACGACCGTCCTCGTCACCACCAGTCCCGCGCTCCTCGCGGTGACCGACCGGGTGGTGGTCCTGGAGGACGGCGCCGTACGGGCCGACGGCCGGCACAACGACCTCCTCGCCGCCGACGAGACGTACCGCGCGGCGGTGCTCGCATGA
- a CDS encoding FecCD family ABC transporter permease yields the protein MSLSVQSREHVGKAVDAAPRSGRTGATIRSLGLLAGVAALVLVSLLSIWVGTRGIPFTATWNVLWNPDGSETSVIIHDYRIPRTLLGMLVGMALGLAGALMQALTRNPLADPGMLGVNLGASAGVVVAIAFFGIAAPLGYVWFALAGAAAASVGVFLLGSSGRKLASPERLVVAGAAVTAVLYAFNWAILLLNPRAFDQFRFWTVGSLAGRYYDVVLMALPFIAVGLVVALVLAPSLNALAMGDQMGRALGVNVGRTRALGAVAVMLLCGAATAAAGPIGFVGLAVPHVARFVVGPDQRWVFAYSMLIAPVLLIGSDVLGRILGAPGEVQVGIVTAFIGAPLFIALCRRRKLVML from the coding sequence CTGTCGTTGTCCGTCCAGTCCCGCGAACACGTCGGGAAGGCCGTCGACGCGGCACCCCGGTCGGGCCGCACCGGGGCGACGATCCGGAGCCTCGGCCTGCTGGCCGGCGTCGCCGCACTCGTCCTCGTCTCCCTCCTCAGCATCTGGGTCGGCACCCGGGGCATCCCCTTCACCGCCACCTGGAACGTCCTGTGGAACCCCGACGGGTCGGAGACGTCGGTGATCATCCATGACTACCGCATCCCCCGGACCCTCCTCGGCATGCTCGTCGGCATGGCACTCGGCCTCGCCGGCGCCCTCATGCAGGCCCTGACCCGCAATCCGCTCGCCGACCCCGGCATGCTCGGCGTCAACCTCGGGGCCTCCGCCGGCGTGGTGGTCGCCATCGCGTTCTTCGGCATCGCGGCACCGCTCGGCTACGTGTGGTTCGCCCTGGCGGGCGCCGCCGCCGCGTCCGTCGGGGTCTTCCTGCTCGGCTCGTCCGGCCGCAAGCTCGCCTCACCCGAGCGGCTCGTCGTCGCCGGAGCCGCCGTCACCGCCGTGCTGTACGCCTTCAACTGGGCGATCCTGCTGCTCAACCCCCGGGCCTTCGACCAGTTCCGCTTCTGGACCGTGGGCTCCCTCGCGGGCCGCTACTACGACGTCGTCCTGATGGCCCTGCCGTTCATCGCGGTCGGCCTGGTCGTCGCCCTCGTCCTCGCGCCCTCGCTCAACGCCCTGGCCATGGGCGACCAGATGGGGCGGGCCCTCGGCGTGAACGTCGGCCGGACCCGCGCCCTCGGCGCCGTCGCCGTGATGCTTCTGTGCGGCGCCGCGACCGCCGCCGCCGGACCGATCGGTTTCGTGGGGCTCGCCGTCCCGCACGTCGCCCGCTTCGTCGTCGGACCCGACCAGCGGTGGGTGTTCGCGTACTCGATGCTCATCGCCCCCGTCCTCCTGATCGGCTCCGACGTCCTCGGCCGGATCCTCGGCGCCCCCGGCGAGGTCCAGGTCGGCATCGTCACCGCCTTCATCGGAGCCCCCCTCTTCATCGCCCTGTGCCGCCGCCGAAAGCTGGTCATGCTGTGA
- a CDS encoding FecCD family ABC transporter permease, with protein MTAVREAKASGPPTGSKGGPAPSRVVSGRVVRTPSGAVSVLVRGRTVAVTAALLAALLAVAGVTLTTGDFDLTVGEVLQALTGNGTGIADFVVNTLRMPRLLTALFVGAALAVSGAILQSITGNPLGSPDIIGFTNGSAVGALVVIVVLHGSMMQIALGALIGGLATALAVHLLMLGRGIQGFRLVVVGIGVSALLLAVNSYLITRATFQEALEAQAWLIGSLGNRLWTHANAIGIAVAVLLPLAFLLSRRLSMVEMGDTTAVALGVDVARTRTLLLVISVALAAFATAVTGPIWFVALAAPQVARKLARSSGPALLPSALMGAVMLALSDLAVQRLFAPALLPVGTATGCVGGLYLIWLLVTESRKSRA; from the coding sequence GTGACTGCCGTACGGGAGGCGAAGGCCTCCGGACCCCCGACCGGCTCCAAGGGCGGGCCCGCCCCGTCCCGCGTCGTCAGCGGCCGGGTCGTCCGTACGCCCTCGGGGGCCGTCTCCGTGCTCGTCCGGGGCCGGACCGTCGCCGTCACCGCCGCGCTCCTCGCCGCGCTCCTCGCCGTCGCGGGCGTCACCCTCACCACCGGCGACTTCGACCTCACCGTCGGGGAGGTCCTCCAGGCGCTCACCGGCAACGGAACGGGCATCGCCGACTTCGTCGTCAACACCCTGCGCATGCCCCGGCTCCTGACCGCCCTGTTCGTCGGCGCCGCCCTCGCCGTCAGCGGGGCCATCCTCCAGAGCATCACGGGCAATCCCCTCGGCAGCCCCGACATCATCGGCTTCACCAACGGCTCCGCCGTGGGCGCGCTCGTCGTCATCGTCGTCCTCCACGGCAGCATGATGCAGATCGCGCTCGGCGCGCTGATCGGCGGACTCGCCACCGCCCTCGCCGTCCACCTCCTCATGCTCGGCCGGGGCATCCAGGGATTCCGGCTGGTCGTCGTCGGCATCGGCGTCAGCGCCCTGCTCCTCGCCGTCAACTCGTACCTGATCACCCGGGCGACCTTCCAGGAGGCCCTGGAGGCCCAGGCCTGGCTCATCGGCAGCCTGGGCAACCGGCTCTGGACGCACGCCAACGCCATCGGCATCGCCGTCGCCGTCCTGCTGCCGCTCGCCTTCCTCCTCTCCCGCCGCCTCTCCATGGTGGAGATGGGCGACACCACCGCCGTGGCCCTCGGCGTCGACGTGGCACGCACCCGCACCCTGCTCCTCGTCATCAGCGTCGCCCTCGCCGCCTTCGCCACCGCCGTCACCGGCCCCATCTGGTTCGTCGCCCTGGCCGCTCCCCAGGTGGCCCGCAAGCTCGCCCGTTCCTCCGGGCCCGCCCTGCTGCCGTCCGCCCTCATGGGCGCGGTCATGCTCGCCCTCAGCGACCTCGCCGTGCAGCGGCTCTTCGCCCCCGCGCTCCTGCCCGTGGGCACGGCGACCGGCTGCGTCGGCGGGCTCTACCTCATCTGGCTACTGGTCACCGAGTCGCGAAAGAGCCGCGCATGA
- a CDS encoding ABC transporter ATP-binding protein translates to MTTTAKRPTTENRPTTENRPTDRPASRLRAENLTLSYDQRTVATDLGVDIPDHSFTVIIGPNACGKSTLLTALARMLKPRTGQVYLDGRAIGSYRSREVARRLGLLPQSSTAPGGITVGDLVARGRYPHQGMLKQWSADDEAAVVEAMRQTGVLELADRPVDDLSGGQRQRVWLSMVLAQQTSILLLDEPTTFLDIAHQVEVLDLCAELHAREGHTIVAVLHDLNQACRYATHLIVMRPGGVIAAEGDPSTVMTAELVEDVFGLPCRIIDDPETGTPLMVPAAPKRYAPTTTGANVLAETS, encoded by the coding sequence ATGACGACAACAGCGAAGCGTCCGACAACAGAGAACCGTCCGACCACCGAGAACCGTCCGACGGACCGTCCGGCCTCCCGCCTGCGCGCCGAGAACCTGACCCTCTCCTACGACCAGCGGACCGTGGCCACCGACCTCGGCGTCGACATCCCCGACCACTCGTTCACCGTGATCATCGGCCCGAACGCCTGCGGCAAGTCCACGCTCCTCACCGCCCTCGCCCGGATGCTCAAGCCCCGCACCGGACAGGTCTACCTCGACGGCCGCGCCATTGGTTCGTACCGCTCCCGCGAGGTCGCCCGCCGTCTCGGACTGCTCCCGCAGTCCTCCACCGCCCCCGGCGGCATCACCGTCGGCGACCTCGTCGCCCGCGGCCGGTACCCGCACCAGGGCATGCTCAAGCAGTGGTCCGCCGACGACGAGGCGGCCGTCGTCGAGGCGATGCGGCAGACCGGCGTCCTCGAACTCGCCGACCGGCCCGTCGACGACCTCTCCGGCGGCCAGCGCCAGCGCGTGTGGCTGTCCATGGTCCTGGCGCAGCAGACCTCGATCCTCCTCCTCGACGAGCCGACGACCTTCCTCGACATCGCCCACCAGGTCGAGGTCCTCGACCTGTGCGCCGAACTCCACGCCCGCGAGGGCCACACGATCGTGGCGGTCCTCCACGACCTCAACCAGGCCTGCCGCTACGCCACGCACCTCATCGTGATGCGGCCCGGGGGCGTCATCGCGGCCGAGGGCGACCCGTCGACCGTCATGACCGCCGAGCTGGTCGAGGACGTGTTCGGCCTGCCCTGCCGGATCATCGACGACCCGGAGACGGGAACGCCGCTGATGGTGCCGGCGGCCCCCAAGCGGTACGCGCCCACGACCACCGGCGCCAACGTCCTGGCCGAGACCTCCTGA
- a CDS encoding amidohydrolase, which yields MLCTRLTNAHILTMDPDHPVAHDLGIWRGRIVGLDEAVTSLPAREVVDLQGATVLPGFIDSHVHLAWTGLKANTPSIAPCERVEDVLAVVEEAAAWKAPGAWVDIAGYDQRALGRHLTAAELDRVTHGRKLFVMHDSGHACVVNSAVLELLPADVPHQDGFLVESAMSAVRRLRLPYSQEELADAIERAGRACLAEGITAVAEAGIGGGLLGHSPVELGAYQLLRDQGRLPLRVQLMAAGDTLRPQGAHRDDGIPRALDLGLRTGFGDDWLSLGALKIYTDGGMMARTAALTAPYEGMSHTGQLQDEPERLAELIVDGHLAGWQLAVHAIGDRAADLALDALERAQELRPRPDARHRIEHAGLIRPDQLPRLGRLGLSAVVQPNFLRYFGDDYAETMGESRAPWMYRGRGFLDHGVTLVGSSDRPVTDGSPLRAVQFMVERASLSGRRIGPDEAVTVDEALHAYTAAGAYACRWDDTAGSLSPGKRADLVVLGDDPRRVDPSRIGDIEIVATYVDGHRAREAKA from the coding sequence ATGCTCTGTACGAGGCTGACGAACGCGCACATCCTCACGATGGACCCGGACCACCCCGTCGCCCACGACCTCGGGATCTGGCGCGGCCGGATCGTCGGCCTCGACGAAGCCGTCACCTCGCTGCCCGCCCGCGAGGTCGTCGACCTCCAGGGCGCCACCGTGCTGCCCGGTTTCATCGACAGCCATGTGCACCTGGCATGGACCGGGCTGAAGGCGAACACCCCGAGCATCGCCCCCTGCGAGCGCGTCGAGGACGTGCTCGCCGTCGTCGAGGAAGCCGCCGCTTGGAAGGCGCCCGGGGCCTGGGTGGACATCGCCGGATACGACCAGCGGGCCCTCGGCCGCCACCTCACCGCCGCCGAGCTCGACCGGGTCACCCACGGGCGCAAGCTCTTCGTCATGCACGACTCCGGGCACGCGTGCGTGGTCAACAGCGCCGTCCTGGAGCTCCTCCCGGCCGACGTGCCGCACCAGGACGGCTTCCTCGTCGAGAGTGCCATGTCCGCCGTGCGCCGCCTCCGCCTGCCGTACTCCCAGGAGGAGCTCGCCGACGCCATCGAGCGCGCGGGCCGCGCCTGCCTCGCCGAGGGCATCACCGCCGTCGCCGAGGCGGGCATCGGCGGCGGCCTTCTCGGCCACAGCCCGGTCGAGCTCGGCGCCTACCAACTCCTCCGCGACCAGGGACGGCTGCCCCTGCGGGTCCAGCTCATGGCCGCGGGCGACACCCTGCGACCGCAGGGCGCACACCGCGACGACGGCATCCCGCGCGCCCTCGACCTCGGCCTGCGGACGGGCTTCGGCGACGACTGGCTGTCCCTGGGAGCACTCAAGATCTACACGGACGGCGGGATGATGGCCCGTACGGCCGCCCTCACCGCCCCGTACGAGGGCATGTCCCACACCGGCCAGCTCCAGGACGAGCCCGAGCGGCTCGCCGAGCTGATCGTCGACGGCCACCTCGCGGGCTGGCAGCTCGCCGTCCACGCCATTGGGGACCGTGCCGCCGACCTCGCCCTCGACGCCCTGGAACGCGCCCAGGAGCTGCGGCCCCGCCCCGACGCCCGGCACCGGATCGAGCACGCCGGGCTGATCCGCCCCGACCAGCTGCCCCGCCTCGGCCGCCTCGGCCTCAGCGCCGTGGTCCAGCCCAACTTCCTGCGGTACTTCGGCGACGACTACGCGGAGACCATGGGGGAGTCGCGGGCGCCGTGGATGTACCGCGGCCGGGGATTCCTGGACCACGGCGTCACCCTCGTCGGCAGCTCGGACCGTCCGGTCACGGACGGCTCGCCGCTGCGGGCCGTCCAGTTCATGGTCGAGCGCGCCTCCCTCTCCGGGCGTCGGATCGGCCCGGACGAGGCCGTCACCGTCGACGAGGCCCTGCACGCCTACACCGCCGCCGGCGCGTACGCCTGCCGCTGGGACGACACGGCGGGCAGCCTGAGCCCCGGCAAGCGCGCCGACCTCGTGGTCCTGGGAGACGACCCGCGCCGCGTCGACCCGTCCCGGATCGGGGACATCGAGATCGTGGCGACGTACGTGGACGGCCACCGCGCCCGGGAAGCAAAAGCCTAG
- a CDS encoding sensor histidine kinase, producing MPRRPGLSARLKLTLSYAGFLAVAGALLLAVVWMYLLRYVPDNSQGLLGVSPNRYLLVRTFAPAAAVAMVFLLVFGLLGGWLLAGRMLAPLTQITAAARRAGSGSLSHRIRMTGRQDEFRELSDAFDSMLEQLDSHVAEQQRFAANASHELRTPLAISKTLLDVARKDPTRDRVELVERLHAVNARAIDLTEALLLLSRGDRGNVTRESVDLSLVAEEAAETLLPLAEQRRITLDVTGGPAWTGGSTELLLRMMTNLVQNAVVHNLPAGGTVTVHTEAHGDTSVLRVENTGPPLPPELMPTLTEPFRRGTERVRTDEHAGVGLGLAIVHSIVRAHDGTLDLTPRPTGGLLVTVRLPGTPQAA from the coding sequence GTGCCTAGACGCCCAGGGCTCAGCGCCCGGCTGAAACTCACCCTCAGCTACGCCGGATTCCTCGCCGTCGCCGGCGCTCTCCTGCTGGCCGTGGTGTGGATGTACCTGCTGCGCTACGTCCCCGACAACTCTCAGGGCCTGCTCGGGGTCTCGCCCAACCGCTACCTCCTTGTGCGCACCTTCGCCCCCGCCGCGGCCGTGGCGATGGTCTTCCTGCTGGTGTTCGGCCTCCTGGGAGGCTGGCTCCTCGCCGGGCGGATGCTCGCACCCCTGACACAGATCACTGCTGCGGCACGGAGAGCGGGAAGCGGATCGCTCTCCCACCGGATCCGCATGACGGGCCGGCAGGACGAGTTCCGTGAACTCTCCGACGCGTTCGACTCGATGCTCGAACAGCTCGACTCGCACGTCGCCGAGCAACAGCGGTTCGCCGCGAACGCCTCCCACGAACTGCGCACCCCGCTGGCGATCTCGAAGACGCTCCTCGACGTCGCCCGCAAGGACCCCACGCGGGACCGTGTCGAACTCGTCGAACGCCTGCACGCCGTCAACGCGCGGGCGATCGACCTCACCGAGGCCCTCCTGCTGCTGAGCCGCGGCGACCGCGGGAACGTCACCCGCGAGAGCGTCGACCTCTCCCTCGTCGCCGAGGAGGCCGCCGAGACGCTGCTTCCCCTCGCGGAACAGCGCCGGATCACGCTCGACGTCACCGGCGGGCCGGCCTGGACCGGCGGCTCCACGGAGCTCCTCCTGCGAATGATGACGAACCTCGTCCAGAACGCCGTCGTCCACAACCTCCCCGCCGGCGGCACCGTGACGGTCCATACCGAGGCGCACGGCGACACGAGCGTGCTGCGGGTCGAGAACACGGGCCCTCCGCTCCCACCGGAGCTGATGCCGACCCTCACCGAACCCTTCCGGCGCGGGACGGAACGCGTACGCACCGACGAGCACGCGGGGGTCGGCCTCGGCCTGGCCATCGTGCACAGCATCGTCCGCGCCCACGACGGGACCCTCGACCTCACCCCCCGCCCCACCGGCGGTCTCCTGGTGACGGTCCGGCTTCCGGGCACGCCACAGGCGGCCTAG
- a CDS encoding response regulator transcription factor codes for MRVLIVEDEPYLAEAVRDGLRLEAIAADIAGDGDSALELLGVNSYDLAVLDRDIPGPSGDEVARRIVASGSGIPILMLTAADRIDDKVSGFGLGADDYLTKPFELRELVMRLRALDRRRAHVRPPVREIGGLRLDPFRREVFRDGRYVALTRKQFAVLDVLVAAEGGVVSAEQLLERAWDENADPLTNAVRITVSALRKRLGEPWLIATVPGVGYRIDTGPDTTRPGGTRA; via the coding sequence ATGCGCGTACTGATCGTGGAGGACGAGCCCTACCTGGCGGAGGCCGTCCGTGACGGTCTCCGGCTGGAGGCGATCGCCGCCGACATCGCCGGCGACGGCGACTCCGCCCTGGAACTGCTCGGCGTCAACTCCTACGACCTCGCGGTCCTCGACCGCGACATCCCCGGCCCGTCCGGCGACGAGGTCGCCCGGCGCATCGTCGCCTCCGGCAGCGGCATCCCGATCCTGATGCTCACCGCTGCCGACCGGATCGACGACAAGGTCTCCGGGTTCGGGCTCGGCGCCGACGACTACCTCACCAAGCCGTTCGAGCTGCGGGAGCTCGTCATGCGGCTGCGGGCGCTCGACCGCAGACGCGCGCACGTCCGGCCGCCGGTCCGCGAGATCGGCGGACTCCGGCTCGACCCCTTCCGCCGGGAGGTCTTCCGCGACGGACGGTACGTCGCGCTCACCCGCAAACAGTTCGCCGTGCTCGACGTCCTCGTGGCCGCCGAAGGCGGGGTCGTCAGCGCCGAACAGCTGCTGGAACGGGCCTGGGACGAGAACGCCGACCCCCTCACCAACGCCGTGCGCATCACCGTCTCCGCCCTCCGGAAACGGCTCGGCGAACCCTGGCTGATCGCCACGGTGCCCGGCGTCGGCTACCGGATCGACACCGGCCCCGACACCACCCGTCCCGGCGGCACGCGTGCCTAG